The following DNA comes from Candidatus Methylomirabilis sp..
GCGCTCGTCTCCTTCTTCCGGGCGCAGGGGGTTCAGGCGGTCGAGGAGATCGAGCTCGTCCCCGAGGACGTCCACTTCGCCCTCCCCGCCGAGCTGATGGCCGTCCGGCCCAGGGGCGCGGCCTAGGCGCCGCAGGGCGCCCCCCGCCGGGACTCGCGTGACCCCCTTCGCTCCCTCCACCGCCCGCCGCCTCACCAAGGCCAGCCACTCCAACTTCGCCTACAGCTTCCTCGTCCTCCCCCGCGCCCAGCGCGAGGGGATGTACGCTCTCTATGCCTTCTGCCGGGTGAGCGACGACCTCGTGGACGCGGCCGCTTCCCCCGAGGCCGCGGCGGCGGCCCTGAAGGCGTGGCGGGAGGAGCTGGACCGGACCTTCGCCGGGGCCCCGGGCCACCCCGTCACCCGGGAGCTCCTGCGCGTCATCCGGGACTTCGCCCTCCCCCGTCCCCTCTGCGAGGCGATCCTGGAGGGGGTGGAGATGGACCTCACCCGGACCCGCTACGCCACCTTCGCGGACCTGGAGGGGTACTGCACCCGGGTCGCGGTGGCGGTGGGCCTCCTCTGCCTGCGCCTCTTCGGCGCCAGCGGGGAGCCGGCGGAGCGCTACGCCCATCGGCTGGGGATAGCCTTCCAGCTCACCAACATCCTCCGGGACCTCCGGACCGACGCCGCGCGGGGACGCCTGTACCTCCCCCAGGAGGACCTGCGGACCTTCGGCGTGCCGGAGGGGGACCTCCTGGAGGGACGGGCGACGGAGCGGGTGCTGAAGCTCCTGCGATTCGAGGCCGCCCGGGCCCGCGGCTACTTCCGGGAGGCGGAGGCCGGCCTCCCGTCGGAACAGCGGCGGGCGCTCGCGGCGGCCGAAATCATGCGCGCCATCTACAACCGCCTCCTCGGCAAGATCGAGGCCGACCCGGCCCGGGTGTTCGGGGAGCGGGTCACCCTGAGCGCCCCCCGCAAGCTCCTCCTCGCGCTCGGCACGGCGCTGCGCTGCCGGGTCGGCTGATGGCCGCCCTCCCCGGAGCCCATCCCATGGGACCCCCCTCCGACCTGCGCAACATCGCCATCATCGCCCACGTGGACCACGGGAAGACCACCCTGGTGGACGCGCTCCTCTGGCAGAGCGGCATCTTCCAGGCCCACGAGAAGGTGGCGGAGCGCGTCATGGATTCCCTCTCCCTGGAACGGGAGCGGGGCATCACCATCCTGGCCAAGAACACCGCGATCCGGTACGGGGGGGTGAAGATCAACATCGTGGATACCCCGGGCCACGCGGATTTCGGCGGCGAGGTGGAGCGGGCGCTCGCCCTCGTGGACGGGGTGCTGCTCCTGGTGGACGCCGCCGAGGGGCCGCTCCCCCAGACGCGCTTCGTCCTGAAGAAGGCGCTGGAGCGCAACCTCCCCTGCCTCGTGGTCGTGAACAAGGTGGATCGGCCCGACGCCCGCATCCGGGCCGTCGTGGACGAGATCTACGAGCTTTTCCTCGACCTGGACGCGAGCGAGGCCCAGATTAACTTCCCCCTCCTCTACACCGACGCCCGCCGGGGGACCGCGACGACCGACCCCGCGGTCCCCGGGACCAACCTGCGCCCCCTCTTCGACCTCATCCTGAAGGCCCTCCCGGCCCCGGCGGCCGACTCCGGCGCGCCCCTGCAGGCGCTGGTGGCCAACCTGGATTACAGCGACTACGTGGGGCGCCTGGCCCTCTGCCGGATCGTGGGCGGGCGGCTCCGGGCCGGCGCCCCCGTGGCCGTCTGTAAGCGGGACGGGCGGGTGGAGGCGGCGCGTGTGACCACCCTCTACACCTTCGATGGGCTGAGCCGGGTGGAGGTGGCCGAGGCGCCCGCCGGCGACATCGTCGCCGTGGCCGGCATCGAGGGGATCTTCATCGGCGAGACCCTCGCCGATCCCGAGCACCCGGTTCCCCTTCCGCCCATCCGGGTGGATGAGCCCACCATCCAGATGGTCTTCGCCGTCAACACGTCCCCCTTCGCCGGGCGGGAGGGGAAGTTCGTCACCTCCCGGCAGCTCCGGGCGCGCCTGGAGCGGGAGGCGCTGGCGAACGTCAGCATCCGGGTGCAGGAGACCGAGGGCCCCGATGCCTTCGTGGTGATGGGGCGGGGCGAGTTGCAGCTCGCGATCCTCATCGAGATGATGCGCCGGGAGGGGTATGAGCTCACCGTGGGGCGCCCCGAGGTCGTCACGCGGGTCGAGGCCGGCGTCCTCTCGGAGCCGGTGGAGCAGCTGACCGTGGACTGTCCGGAGGAGTTCATCGGGGTGGTAACCCAGAAGGTGGGGACCCGGAAGGGCAAGATGCTCCGGATGGTCAACCACGGGACGGGGCGGGTCCGGCTGGAGTTTCGGATCCCCAGCCGGGGGCTCCTCGGGTTCCGGGGGGAATTCCTGACCGACACCCGCGGGACCGGGATCCTGCACACCCTCTTCGACGGCTACGAGCCGTGGCAGGGGAAGATGGCGGGGCGGGGGACCGGGGCGATGGTGGCGGACCGCGCGGGGGTGGCCACGGCGTACGCCCTGCACCATCTGGAGGTGCGGGGGACCCTCTTCATCGGGCCGGGGACGCCGGTCTACGAGGGGATGATCTGCGGCGAGAACGCGAAGGCGGTGGATCTGGTCGTGAACGTGACGAAGGAGAAGAAGCTCACCAACGTCCGGGCCTCCACCGCGGATGAGGCCATCCGGCTGACGCCGCCGCGGCTGCTCAGCCTGGAGGCAGCCCTCGAGTGGATCGGCGAGGATGAGGTGGTCGAGGTCACGCCCCAGGCGATCCGGGTCCGCAAGCGGATTCGGGCGGCTGGGGAGCGGGCGCACGCCCGGAGCCGCGGCCCCGGCGCCCCCTAGCGGACGTGGTGGTCCACGTTTTCGTGCGCGTTGAGGAAGCGCTCAATCCGGGCCTCGTCGAACTCGTCCATCCGGTCGAGCACGGTCCAGGCGCTGAGGACGATCCGGTGGCTGAGCCCCTTGCCCGGCACCAGGACGACCTGCTTGTGCCGGTTGACGACGGCCGCAAGCTGCGCCACCAGGTCCGGGCAATCCTCGCACCCGGAGTAGATCACGACACCCCCGTCTTCCAGATTATGGACCAGGATCTCGGGAGGAACGGGCCCCTTCTGAACCCCCCAGGGGGCGATCCACGGGACGTGCGGGCCGGAGGTAGGGGGAGTGCTGTTGTAGGGCTCGTGGGGGGCATCCACCCGGGGGATGTGCGCGTTGCCCTGCGAGGGAAAGTACTCCCAGGTGGCCCGGCCCGCCGTCTGCGCGTACCACCAGTACCCGCTGCCCGCCACCGCCGCCAGCGCAATCGCCGCCAGCAGCAGGCGGCGGCGCCAGACCCCCAGTTGCCGTCGCCGCGCCTCGTCGCGCCGCCGCTGCCGCGCGGCTTCCCGGCGCTCCTTCCGGCTCATCAGGCGCTGCTCGACCGCCATCGTGCCCTCCCGTCCGAAACGGGGCCCGAGTCTAGCGCAGGATGGACCCGCTGTCGAGCGGCGCGCGCACATTAGGCGTTCAGCCCGGGCTAGGGTCCAGCGGTCAAGAACCAGGGAGGAGTGCCGTGAAGCTCGGGGTGGTGGGGATCGGGACCATCGGGCGGGCCATCTGCCGCGCCGTGGACGCGGGGAAGGTGGCGGGGGCGGTGCTGGCCGCCCTGCACAGCCGGGACCGGGGGAAGGCGGCGGCATTCGCCGCCGGCCTGAAGTCCCGGCCGCCCGTGCTGGACCTGGAGGCCGCAATCGCCCGCGCCGACCTGCTCGTCGAGGCCGCGACGGCGGCGGCGCTGGAGGAGCTGGCACCCCGGGCCCTTTCGGCCGGGAAGTCGCTTCTCGTCCTCAGCGTGGGGGGGCTGCTCGAGCACCCGGACTGGGTCGAACTGGCCCGGGGGAAGGGAGCGCGGATCTACGTCCCCTCCGGAGCCATTCTCGGCCTGGACGGGGTCAAGGGGGCCTGCGTGGGGCGGATCGAGGCGGTGACCATGGTCACCCGGAAGCCGCCCCGGGGGCTGGCCGGCGCTCCTTACGTCGTCGAGCGGGGGATTAACCTCGACGCACTGACGACCGAGACCGTCCTCTTCGAGGGGAGCGCGCGGGAGGCCTGCCGGGCCTTCCCGGCCAACGTGAACGTCTCGGCGGCGCTGAGCCTGGCCGGGGTCGGTCCCGACCGGACGGTCGTCCGGGTCGTGGCCGTCCCGGGGCTCACGCGCAACACCCACGACGTCGAGGTCACGGGGGAGTTCGGCCGGTTCACGGCCCACATCGAGAACGTCCCCTCCGAGGAGAACCCCCGGACCGGGAAGCTCTCCGCCCTCTCCGCCATCGCCCTCCTGAAGGAGCTGGCCAGCCCCCTCCGGGTCGGGACCTGAGGGGGCCGCCGCCACACCGCTACTTCTTCAGCTCGGGGAGCAAGGGTTCCCCGCGCTGCCGCTTCTCCTCGATCTCCCGCACCGTGCTCTCGATGGCCACGAAGCGCTCC
Coding sequences within:
- the typA gene encoding translational GTPase TypA; translated protein: MGPPSDLRNIAIIAHVDHGKTTLVDALLWQSGIFQAHEKVAERVMDSLSLERERGITILAKNTAIRYGGVKINIVDTPGHADFGGEVERALALVDGVLLLVDAAEGPLPQTRFVLKKALERNLPCLVVVNKVDRPDARIRAVVDEIYELFLDLDASEAQINFPLLYTDARRGTATTDPAVPGTNLRPLFDLILKALPAPAADSGAPLQALVANLDYSDYVGRLALCRIVGGRLRAGAPVAVCKRDGRVEAARVTTLYTFDGLSRVEVAEAPAGDIVAVAGIEGIFIGETLADPEHPVPLPPIRVDEPTIQMVFAVNTSPFAGREGKFVTSRQLRARLEREALANVSIRVQETEGPDAFVVMGRGELQLAILIEMMRREGYELTVGRPEVVTRVEAGVLSEPVEQLTVDCPEEFIGVVTQKVGTRKGKMLRMVNHGTGRVRLEFRIPSRGLLGFRGEFLTDTRGTGILHTLFDGYEPWQGKMAGRGTGAMVADRAGVATAYALHHLEVRGTLFIGPGTPVYEGMICGENAKAVDLVVNVTKEKKLTNVRASTADEAIRLTPPRLLSLEAALEWIGEDEVVEVTPQAIRVRKRIRAAGERAHARSRGPGAP
- a CDS encoding aspartate dehydrogenase, whose amino-acid sequence is MKLGVVGIGTIGRAICRAVDAGKVAGAVLAALHSRDRGKAAAFAAGLKSRPPVLDLEAAIARADLLVEAATAAALEELAPRALSAGKSLLVLSVGGLLEHPDWVELARGKGARIYVPSGAILGLDGVKGACVGRIEAVTMVTRKPPRGLAGAPYVVERGINLDALTTETVLFEGSAREACRAFPANVNVSAALSLAGVGPDRTVVRVVAVPGLTRNTHDVEVTGEFGRFTAHIENVPSEENPRTGKLSALSAIALLKELASPLRVGT
- the hpnD gene encoding presqualene diphosphate synthase HpnD, which gives rise to MTPFAPSTARRLTKASHSNFAYSFLVLPRAQREGMYALYAFCRVSDDLVDAAASPEAAAAALKAWREELDRTFAGAPGHPVTRELLRVIRDFALPRPLCEAILEGVEMDLTRTRYATFADLEGYCTRVAVAVGLLCLRLFGASGEPAERYAHRLGIAFQLTNILRDLRTDAARGRLYLPQEDLRTFGVPEGDLLEGRATERVLKLLRFEAARARGYFREAEAGLPSEQRRALAAAEIMRAIYNRLLGKIEADPARVFGERVTLSAPRKLLLALGTALRCRVG
- a CDS encoding DUF3105 domain-containing protein; amino-acid sequence: MAVEQRLMSRKERREAARQRRRDEARRRQLGVWRRRLLLAAIALAAVAGSGYWWYAQTAGRATWEYFPSQGNAHIPRVDAPHEPYNSTPPTSGPHVPWIAPWGVQKGPVPPEILVHNLEDGGVVIYSGCEDCPDLVAQLAAVVNRHKQVVLVPGKGLSHRIVLSAWTVLDRMDEFDEARIERFLNAHENVDHHVR